The following DNA comes from Halorhabdus tiamatea SARL4B.
TGTCCTTGTACATGCGATAGGTCGTCATGTACGACTTGTGGACGTCGAGTTTGTCCTTCATGCGTTCGCCCTTCTTTGGAACATGGACGACCGTTGCGGCGATATCACGTGCACGGCGGATGACGCGTTCGTTGTAGAAGCCGCTGTCAGCAAGTAGCAGGTCAATCTCGAAGGGGTGATTCTCGACGCGGGCGAGCACGCGCTCGACCGCGTCGGCCTCATCTTCGTCGCTGCGGACGTACGTCATCGCCAGCGTCACCGGCTTCTCGTTGGAGACGACGTACGCCGTGCAATAGCGGTGGCAGGTAGTCGTCCCGTCCTTTGGAGCCATCGAACAGAGTTCGCCGTCGTCGGCGTAGTGCTCGCCGTGGTAGGGATTGTCGATGAAGTCGATGGAGACGATTCTCGACCGGTCAGGGTCGAGAATCGTCATAGCGAGCTGTCCGAGTAGACGGTTAGCGACGAACTCAAGCCAGTGCCGGTCAAGGGTATGGAGCCATGTGAAGACAGTGTCGTCACACGGTGTTCCGTTGGTGTCGTTGCAGGTTTCCCAAATCGATGTCTGATTGACGCAAGCCAAGATGACGACAAGCCAGATGTCGCCGGGGTCGAGGGGGCTCCCCTCGACACCCGGCAACGGGAGTGGAGCAACGACTTCTTCCGCTACGTCTTTGACATCTGCCGCCGAAAGGTACCCGTCTGGATCTGGTATGCTGAACACATCCCGATCCAGACATTTTCTCGTGGTCAATTCGCCGATTCAATTCAGCTGATTACGTCGGTTGGGAAGTACCGATAGTGCAGCACGACGTGTTTCCAGCGGGCGAACCCGCCGCTGGCGGGCTCGCCCGCGTGCTTCTCCAACCTTGTTTGACTCAGTGCCGACACTGTTGCACGAAGTCGAGGAGATCGACTTCCATCGGTCAGAGGGGATTTCCTCGTCTCCGCTTGCTAATCCGTGATATCCGTCGATTAGATCGCTATTCAACACACCAGATTGTGCCTGTTTCGAGGCGGGATACAATATGTTGGTCGTGTCGCAAAGCGGTCTAGAGTTTGCCTCTGGTACTCTCAATTGAGAGGTCACAGCTCATTGCTGTTTTGGTCGATCGCTGGAGCAGTTCATCAAGGAACGCCTGGTAGTGCTCTGGATCAGCGTACTTCACCAGCCGAAGCTGGAGTATCGCCTCTAATCCCTCCGTTGTCCAGCGCATCCACTGGTTCTTGCATCGCTTGCTGACTTCGCCCATCAGCCGTTCGACGGGGTTCGAGGTCCACGGCACCTCGAACCCCTCGACAGCCTGCTCGGCAAACGTCACGATCGACGGCACCCACCGCCGAAGATACCCCGCAGCCTTCTCTGACCCGTACTGATCCAACTGCCACGCTGTCTTCTCGATACGCTCGGTCGTTCGCGCGATCCGCTCGCGGATCGCCGCGAACTCCTCTTCCGGCCGGTGCTTGGCGACCGAATTCTTCAGATGGAACACCTCGTCGATCACCTCCGAGACGATCTCGTTTCGTCGATCCAAGGAGAACACGCCGTCGTCCCAGAGGTTGTAGTCCAGTGTTCGGCCGACGTGGACGAGATCAAGTTGGTGATTGCGATTTTCGTCGGTAAAGGCCGTGACCATACCCTCCTCAGCGTCACTGACGACCGTCGCGTCGTCAGTGACTGCGTCGATGTCGTCGAGGTCGGCGGCTGTCTCGTCCCAGTCAGCGTTGACCGAGAGATCCAGCAGGGAGCGGGACTCCTCGGCAGTATCTTTGCCGAGCGTGGCTTGGACGGAGTGGTACGAGCGGTCGTCGTCTTGACTGTGACACTTCGTGGCGTCAGGAATAACCGCATCAGCGTCTGTGTCAGCGACACAGTCTGGAAGGAACTGTTTGAGCTTGCTGCCGTATTCTCTGGCG
Coding sequences within:
- a CDS encoding ISH6 family transposase — protein: MHATIDVRLTVSIDDDKTIPLATLAEFITDQNIESVLLEGLVESLDAARVEALCGEKHAHGNGDQRYQRAGTDTRTAVTTAGEHEFDLHYVEDTAADHDEPSYFRPVEDVLSFDGENRYQQDIAAKSVDLATSLSYRDAADHGDGILSEMPSPTTINRRAREYGSKLKQFLPDCVADTDADAVIPDATKCHSQDDDRSYHSVQATLGKDTAEESRSLLDLSVNADWDETAADLDDIDAVTDDATVVSDAEEGMVTAFTDENRNHQLDLVHVGRTLDYNLWDDGVFSLDRRNEIVSEVIDEVFHLKNSVAKHRPEEEFAAIRERIARTTERIEKTAWQLDQYGSEKAAGYLRRWVPSIVTFAEQAVEGFEVPWTSNPVERLMGEVSKRCKNQWMRWTTEGLEAILQLRLVKYADPEHYQAFLDELLQRSTKTAMSCDLSIESTRGKL
- a CDS encoding ISH3 family transposase, producing the protein MFSIPDPDGYLSAADVKDVAEEVVAPLPLPGVEGSPLDPGDIWLVVILACVNQTSIWETCNDTNGTPCDDTVFTWLHTLDRHWLEFVANRLLGQLAMTILDPDRSRIVSIDFIDNPYHGEHYADDGELCSMAPKDGTTTCHRYCTAYVVSNEKPVTLAMTYVRSDEDEADAVERVLARVENHPFEIDLLLADSGFYNERVIRRARDIAATVVHVPKKGERMKDKLDVHKSYMTTYRMYKDSERELRFPLAVAVSYQNGDRGKHGEVVRGYVACGVTDRSAKQVERLYRKRSGIETTYRLLRQARGITTTRDPVVRFAIMLVAALLENLWLVLRWAVVARPRRGGRDLPEEFTFKTFRDWIRHELEEELRRQWKIKANEVGVPASQAAAAG